The Mesotoga sp. Brook.08.105.5.1 genomic interval CTTTTATGCACGCCCTCTCTTCTTCGCCAACAAAGGCCATCCACCTGGCGATCGCATTCGTAGTGAGAATTCCTCTGAATTGCCTTCCCTCATAGACGGGAATCTGAGAGAATGACTTCTCCCCTATGATCTTCAGGGCTTTGTCAACCGTATCGTTGAGGTCGATTGTAACGACTTTTCCTGATTTGAATATTGTAGATACCCTGGGTGGAGCGTTCAACATTTCGGCAACGTGTTCAATATTTTCTACGACTTCCTTATGCGGTTCTGCAATAGGTTTGCCATCACTTGTTAGCGTGTGGACAATTGCATTTCGGAGTTCGGCGTACTCGAGTAGTATGTCGAGGTAGTTGCGCAGAGTTTTGTCGCTCTTTGATGCATCTCTCAAGGATCTTGCGAAGCCGTCGATTCGGTAATCTTCGTTTATCTTCCTCAGATAACCCTCTATCGATCTGAAGGCCTGCATAAACCTCTCTGAATTGTCCATATCGACCTCCTGAATGGAACTTCGCTTACAATCGCAGAGAACCAGTAATGGTAGCAGAACAGGACAAGAATTGGAGAGACGACTCTCTGCTTAAATAGAGTATATCAAAACAGGGGGGCATTGGAAGAACTGCAGATCTACAATCGTAGTTGACAAAGGAATATCATTGGTGACTGCAGATTTTTCAGAACTCGCAGATCTGTTTTCCGAGCAGTGTCATAAGGTCCATCCACTTATCCCAATTCACGCACAACTTCGTGAAACGAATGCAATTATCGTATTTCAAAGAGGAGCCGGGGGATGACAACCCTTCAGCAGAAAACAGAACCTAACTGCGATGTTATTGCCGTGCGAGTCACATAGAAAGAACAGTATACCGGTTTACTATTTCTGTATCCTGAGTGAAAAACCTAAGCGTTGCTCTCATCAGGCGAGGTATTGGAAATCTAATTCAATGTGGAAGTGCTCAATCAACCATTATTTTGGTGTGTCATCAAACTATCGAGAACTTTCTTGAGTTTCTTGTACGCCTTCCCTTTCAGGGGATAAGGGAGTGTGAGCAACCAGTCGTTTATGAGCGCAATTGCCATTGTGTAAGCTCTTCCTTCCTGAATCAGCTCAGAAATTTCTTCGTCTTTAAGAAGGTTGCTCTCTAGGATCATATCTGCTCTCTTATCAATATAGGGTTTTGCGGATTCCGAAAGCAACTCGCGGATTTGTCTTTTGACTATCTCCCTCTCTTTTTCCCTCATAAATCACCATCTCCTTTCCTGTCTTCATTAGGAGAATAATCCTTTATCCTCATCATCTTCCACGAAAGTCAATGCAAAACAGTGCCTGATGAGAAGAAACTTCCGTAATTTCAATGTGAAATCGCAAGAGCACTTCCCAAGTAACCAGCTCATTTGAGTCTCAAGAATCGTGAGAATTGAACACCTGCATGCAACTTTCGAAAAGTCATGATGGTTTGAGAAATCAGAATTACATCATTCAAATCCATTCTTCTCGATTAACGACTTGATCTTTTCTCTGTCAAATTTCATCTTCTCTTCCCTCCATTCTTCTATTCCATTCTAGAGGGTTTACACAATCTTTTTTACATACTCCAGAGGAGAACTCTCGTCTTCTCAGAAGCGCAGCGAACGTCTCGAAATCGCTCCTTCACGTGGTCTTGTGCTTAATCCACTGCGGTTCTTATAACGTGCGAGTACGCTCTTGTTTCATTTATCAATACTGGAAGCCAAGGGTCCACATCGGAATGCAGTTTAGATGAGGAATATCTGTATCGTCTCTTATTACGAAGTCTGCCTTCTTTTGTTTTTTCCGCCCACTTCAACGACTGTTTTGTTTATCAGGAAGTCCCCGTTTTGCTCGTCCGGACAGGCAAAAACTCTGCTACCCGCATCTTCGAAGGCCTCGGCCACATAAGCTTCTCTTCTTGTGCCTGTATTTTTTGCGCCTATGTAGTAGAAAGCGGGATCGCCGAAGAATATCTTCTCGCCTTTGGAGAAGGTTCGATTGTCATTCTCTTTGAATATTATCCTTATTATCCCTGTTGCGTCCATTATCGAGAGAAGT includes:
- a CDS encoding CBS domain-containing protein — encoded protein: MDNSERFMQAFRSIEGYLRKINEDYRIDGFARSLRDASKSDKTLRNYLDILLEYAELRNAIVHTLTSDGKPIAEPHKEVVENIEHVAEMLNAPPRVSTIFKSGKVVTIDLNDTVDKALKIIGEKSFSQIPVYEGRQFRGILTTNAIARWMAFVGEEERACIKDMPIRAVMDYAEEDEAVEFVSRKATLFEIAASFSEFSALGKRLEAILVTENGKRSETPLQIITIWDIPLISETLNS